The Salvia miltiorrhiza cultivar Shanhuang (shh) chromosome 1, IMPLAD_Smil_shh, whole genome shotgun sequence genome has a window encoding:
- the LOC131000538 gene encoding thioredoxin-like 3-1, chloroplastic isoform X1 — MSILSPNSHILYREIHQKEAQQQLWSSSIWVKQNGSGLGLDRSRNEWRKRAKRDLRACAFWPELSKPSSVEMEPIQDTDHFDRILESAKELSQPVLVDWMAAWCRKCIFLKPKLEKLAAEFDTKVTFYYVDVNKVPQSLVKRGNVSVCEMHFDFHHLWKDGEMKAEVIGGHKAWLVIEEVREMIHQFE; from the exons ATGTCAATTTTGTCACCAAATTCACACATTCTGTACAGAGAAATCCACCAAAAGGAGGCGCAGCAGCAGTTGTGGAGCAGTTCGATCTGGGTGAAACAAAACGGGTCCGGGTTGGGGTTGGATCGGAGCAGAAATGAGTGGAGAAAACGAGCAAAGAGAGATTTGAGGGCTTGCGCGTTTTGGCCTGAATTGTCTAAGCCTTCATCTGTGGAGATGGAGCCCATTCAAGATACCGACCACTTTGATCGGATTTTGGAGTCTGCTAAAGAGCTGTCGCAACCCGTTCTTGTTGATTg GATGGCAGCCTGGTGCAGAAAATGCATATTTCTCAAaccaaaattggaaaaattaGCTGCTGAATTTGATACCAA GGTGACATTCTACTATGTAGATGTGAACAAGGTGCCTCAATCGTTGGTGAAGCGTGGAAACGTATCAGTATGTGAAATGCATTTCGATTTCCATCAT TTGTGGAAAGATGGAGAGATGAAGGCGGAAGTGATAGGAGGGCACAAGGCGTGGCTGGTTATTGAAGAAGTCAGAGAGATGATACACCAGTTTGAGTAA
- the LOC131000557 gene encoding homeobox-leucine zipper protein HAT14 has translation MELALSLGDTPKPFSFLEKPQKILSKDLGFCMGTGKVSSDGGEKNKKSDERRFSDGPTSSDPPVQLDLLPFSPVQRSQPSSNKLPFPWLNDKLGGGSESASRKGDDDQEAAALSSPNSAVSSFQMDFSMFRSARGKRDFEQFAGEAEADRGASSRGSDDEENGMARKKLRLTKDQSAFLEESFKEHNTLNPKQKLALAKQLNLRPRQVEVWFQNRRARTKLKQTEVDCEYLKRCCETLTEENRRLQKELQELRALKASQPFYMQLPATTLTMCPSCERVVTTTAAASTSNRFSLDPPPPHACAQNTPS, from the exons atGGAGTTAGCTCTGAGCTTAGGCGATACCCCGAAACCCTTTTCGTTTCTCGAGAAACCCCAGAAAATTCTGAGCAAAGATTTAGGGTTCTGCATGGGTACCGGAAAAGTGAGTTCCGACGGCGGCGAGAAGAATAAGAAAAGCGATGAAAGGCGGTTCTCCGACGGTCCGACTTCATCAGATCCACCGGTTCAGCTGGATCTTCTGCCCTTCTCTCCGGTTCAGCGAAGCCAGCCCTCTTCAAACAAGCTTCCTTTCCCTTGGCTCAATGACAAAT TGGGAGGAGGATCGGAGTCGGCGAGCAGAAAAGGCGACGACGATCAAGAAGCGGCGGCGCTCTCATCTCCCAACAGTGCGGTCTCATCGTTTCAGATGGATTTCTCCATGTTCAGAAGCGCGAGGGGGAAGAGAGATTTCGAGCAATTCGCCGGCGAGGCCGAGGCCGATCGCGGCGCCTCTTCAAGAGGAAGCGACGATGAAGAAAATGGAATGGCCAGGAAGAAACTCAGACTCACCAAAGATCAGTCCGCCTTTCTGGAAGAGAGCTTCAAAGAGCACAACACCCTCAACCCC AAGCAGAAGCTTGCCCTAGCGAAACAGTTGAATCTCCGGCCTCGCCAAGTTGAAGTGTGGTTCCAAAACAGAAGAGCAAG GACCAAATTGAAGCAGACAGAGGTGGATTGTGAGTATTTAAAAAGGTGCTGTGAGACACTGACAGAAGAGAATAGGAGGTTGCAAAAAGAGCTCCAAGAATTAAGAGCACTTAAGGCGTCTCAGCCATTTTACATGCAGCTTCCGGCCACCACCCTCACCATGTGCCCCTCCTGTGAGCGGGTtgtcaccaccaccgccgccgcctccacctccaACCGTTTTTCACTCgacccgccgccgccgcatgCTTGTGCCCAGAACACACCTTCTTGA
- the LOC131000538 gene encoding thioredoxin-like 3-1, chloroplastic isoform X2 → MSILSPNSHILYREIHQKEAQQQLWSSSIWVKQNGSGLGLDRSRNEWRKRAKRDLRACAFWPELSKPSSVEMEPIQDTDHFDRILESAKELSQPVLVDWMAAWCRKCIFLKPKLEKLAAEFDTKVTFYYVDVNKVPQSLVKRGNVSKMPTIQLWKDGEMKAEVIGGHKAWLVIEEVREMIHQFE, encoded by the exons ATGTCAATTTTGTCACCAAATTCACACATTCTGTACAGAGAAATCCACCAAAAGGAGGCGCAGCAGCAGTTGTGGAGCAGTTCGATCTGGGTGAAACAAAACGGGTCCGGGTTGGGGTTGGATCGGAGCAGAAATGAGTGGAGAAAACGAGCAAAGAGAGATTTGAGGGCTTGCGCGTTTTGGCCTGAATTGTCTAAGCCTTCATCTGTGGAGATGGAGCCCATTCAAGATACCGACCACTTTGATCGGATTTTGGAGTCTGCTAAAGAGCTGTCGCAACCCGTTCTTGTTGATTg GATGGCAGCCTGGTGCAGAAAATGCATATTTCTCAAaccaaaattggaaaaattaGCTGCTGAATTTGATACCAA GGTGACATTCTACTATGTAGATGTGAACAAGGTGCCTCAATCGTTGGTGAAGCGTGGAAACGTATCA AAAATGCCGACCATTCAG TTGTGGAAAGATGGAGAGATGAAGGCGGAAGTGATAGGAGGGCACAAGGCGTGGCTGGTTATTGAAGAAGTCAGAGAGATGATACACCAGTTTGAGTAA
- the LOC131000552 gene encoding protein trichome birefringence-like: MADITKYAPINGGNLISDLKSQFSIIRTRKTVGFAYAFVFVFIAFTIFLAFTPSSTSSSPWFTNIFILPSTTNATSPSSSLDQSHFSSIYGYFFPNSSSPDSQNSSLPQNAGSPSPQNHSPPHKVEVLNPTNATNSPEKSDVNRTSSGESEVSKQNQTQIQDKVEVLKPNQTTIPATKSPEPANTTVNSSPESASGSKNISANGEKGIAEKGVTKNLTSSLVKKQSNGTNVEKKGTDDLINSLMNCDFFDGNWVKDESYPLYKPGSCSLIDEQFNCFRNGRPDNGYHKLKWKPKGCTLPRLDGSHMLELLRGKRLVFVGDSLNRNMWESLICILRNSVKDKKKVYEEFGRHHFREEASYSFVFEDYKCKVEFFVSPFLVQEWEVVGKNGTKKETLRLDLVSRGASKYKNADIIVFNTGHWWTHEKTSLGKDYYQEGSHVYSDLDVHEAFRKALTTWGRWVDSNVNPKKSLVFFRGYSASHFSGGQWNSGGQCDHETEPIRNESYLAPYPSKMTVLEKVLKGMKKNEVTYLNVTRMTDYRKDGHPSVYRKQHMSDEEKIKPLQFQDCSHWCLPGVPDAWNEMLYAELLVKLRQQKQEKRS; encoded by the exons ATGGCAGATATAACCAAGTACGCACCCATTAATGGCGGCAACTTGATCTCAGACTTGAAATCTCAATTCTCAATCATCAGAACTAGAAAAACCGTCGGTTTTGCTTATGCCTTCGTCTTCGTCTTCATCGCCTTCACCATCTTCCTTGCTTTTACTCCTTCCTCAACCTCCTCTTCCCCTTGGTTCACTAACATTTTCATTCTTCCCTCCACCACTAATGCAACTTCTCCAtcttcatctttagatcaatcTCATTTTTCTTCTATTTACGGCTATTTCTTTCCAAACTCTTCCTCGCCAGATTCTCAGAATTCCTCACTGCCCCAGAATGCCGGATCTCCTTCGCCGCAGAATCATTCCCCACCTCATAAAGTTGAAGTCTTGAACCCAACTAATGCCACGAATTCACCAGAGAAATCTGACGTGAATCGGACTTCCAGCGGTGAAAGTGAAGTCTCGAAGCAAAATCAAACTCAAATTCAAGATAAAGTTGAAGTCTTGAAGCCGAATCAGACCACAATTCCGGCCACAAAATCTCCCGAACCGGCTAATACGACGGTGAATTCATCGCCGGAATCTGCCTCCGGATCCAAGAACATCTCTGCAAATGGTGAAAAGGGAATTGCGGAAAAGGGTGTGACCAAGAATCTCACTTCTTCTCTGGTGAAGAAACAGAGCAATGGCACAAATGTTGAGAAAAAAGGGACGGATGATTTGATTAATTCTTTGATGAATTGTGATTTCTTTGATGGAAATTGGGTGAAAGACGAGTCGTATCCACTCTACAAGCCTGGTTCTTGCTCTCTGATTGATGAGCAATTCAACTGTTTCCGCAACGGAAGACCTGATAATGGTTACCACAAGCTCAAATGGAAGCCCAAGGGCTGCACTCTCCCGAG GTTGGATGGAAGTCATATGTTGGAGCTGTTGAGAGGAAAAAGATTAGTTTTTGTTGGTGATTCTCTAAATAGGAACATGTGGGAATCCCTTATTTGCATACTAAGGAACTCTGTGAAAGATAAGAAGAAGGTTTATGAAGAATTCGGCCGCCATCATTTTCGAGAAGAAGCTTCATATTCCTTTGTGTTTGAA GATTACAAATGCAAAGTGGAGTTCTTTGTGTCTCCCTTCCTGGTTCAAGAATGGGAAGTAGTTGGAAAGAATGGCACAAAGAAGGAGACGCTTCGACTTGATTTAGTCAGCAGAGGTGCCAGTAAATATAAGAATGCAGATATTATCGTGTTTAACACCGGGCATTGGTGGACTCACGAGAAAACTTCGTTAGG GAAGGACTATTATCAGGAAGGCAGCCATGTGTATAGTGATCTCGATGTTCATGAGGCTTTTCGCAAAGCTTTGACGACGTGGGGAAGATGGGTTGATTCCAATGTCAATCCTAAGAAATCACTTGTATTCTTCAGAGGCTATTCAGCATCTCATTTCAG TGGTGGCCAGTGGAACTCAGGCGGGCAATGTGACCACGAAACAGAGCCAATAAGGAACGAATCCTATCTCGCGCCGTATCCCTCAAAGATGACTGTTTTGGAGAAGGTCTTGAAAGGGATGAAAAAAAATGAGGTTACCTATCTGAATGTGACGAGAATGACGGATTACCGCAAGGACGGCCACCCATCAGTATACCGGAAACAGCACATGTCCGACGAGGAGAAGATAAAGCCGTTGCAGTTTCAAGACTGCAGCCATTGGTGCCTCCCGGGCGTGCCTGATGCTTGGAACGAGATGTTGTATGCAGAACTATTGGTGAAACTGAGGCAGCAGAAACAAGAGAAACGGTCGTAG